From one Meles meles chromosome 18, mMelMel3.1 paternal haplotype, whole genome shotgun sequence genomic stretch:
- the NEURL4 gene encoding neuralized-like protein 4 isoform X2: MAAGSGGSGGSGGGPGPGPGGGGAPGGSGAGPGSGGGLGSGGELHPRTGRLVSLSACGRTARRQQPGQEFNHGLVLSREPLRDGRVFTVRIDRKVNSWSGSIEIGVTALDPSVLDFPSSATGLKGGSWVVSGCSVLRDGRSVLEEYGQDLDQLGEGDRVGVERTAAGELRLWVNGRDCGVAATGLPARVWAVVDLYGKCTQITVLPPEPGFSPPTPIPTPPLEPSAPPEDSALTEQGTSGDEAFMVSPAQARPETFPNSLESHNDFSSMELSEVVGNAILSAYNGGLLNVNLSSPPAGEGLGSGGAATSPVLTSNDALLFHEKCGTLIKLSNNNKTAERRRPLDEFNNGVVMTNRPLRDNEMFEIRIDKLVDKWSGSIEIGVTTHNPNNLEYPATMTNLQSGTIMMSGCGILTNGKGTRREYCEFSLDELQEGDHIGLTRKSNSALHFFINGIDQGVATPLTPPVVYGVVDLYGMAVKVTIVHNNNHSDRLRRNNAILRALSPEGALRRAAPAAQAEPERLLFHPNCGQKAAITHEGRTALRPHATDDFNHGVVLSSRALRDGEVFQVRIDKMVDKWAGSIEIGVTTHNPAYLQLPSTMTNLRSGTWMMTGNGVMHNGTTILDEYGHNLDRLKAGDTVGVVRREDGTLHFFVNGMTQGPAAWNVPPGVYAVVDLYGQAAQATIVDDVEVPPVPEPLPEGNNQVSPSSPSSGAGGSDLRFHQLHGSNAVITNGGRTALRHNCRSEFNDAIVISNRALRDGELFEIVIQKMVDRWSGSIEAGVTAIRPEDLEFPNTMTDIDYDTWMLSGTAIMQDGNTMRNNYGCDLDALGTGARIGMMRTAKGDLHYFINGQDQGAACSGLPPDVYAVVDLYGQCVQVSITNATGPMDNSLATSNTATEKSFPLHSPVAGVAHRFHSSCGKNVTLEEDGTRAVRAAGYAHGLVFSTKELKTEEVFEVKVEELDEKWAGSLRLGLTTLAPGETGPGAAGGPGLPPSLPELRTKTTWMVTSCEVRRDGQLQRMNYGRNLERLGVGSRVGIRRGADDTMHILVDGEDMGPAATGIAKNVWAVLDLYGPVRSVSVVSSTRPEEPEGTQPPSPSSDTGSEGEEDDDGEEHGLRGQNQVAVMPMALEFLENHGKNILLSNGNRTATRVASYNQGIVVIGQPLVPQLLVQVRIDSLNRQWTSSLVLGVITCPPERLNFPASACGLKRAAWLLRGRGIFHNGLKICEKFGPNLDTCPEGTVLGLRLDGSGGLHLHVNGMDQGVAVPDVPQPCHALVDLYGQCEQVTILSPEPGATSGKSAGTQGDMEKADMVDGIKESVCWGPLPATGPLKSCEYHALCSRFQELLLLPEDYFVPPPKRSLCYCESCRKLRGDEAHRRRGEPPREYALPFGWCRFNLRVNPRLEAGTLTKKWHMAYHGSNVAAVRRVLDRGELGAGTASILSCRPLKGEPGVGFEEPGENCAPPREEQPPPVLLSPSLQYAGAETLASKVQFRDPKSQRTHQAQVAFQVCVRPGSYTPGPPSAALREPPDPHFSPAELEWVTKEKGATLLYALLVRVE; encoded by the exons ATGGCGGCGGGGTCGGGTGGGAGTGGGGGCTCTGGGGGAGGCCCCGGGCCGgggccgggtgggggtggggcccccGGCGGGAGCGGCGCAGGGCCGGGGTCCGGAGGGGGTCTGGGCAGCGGCGGGGAGCTGCACCCGCGCACTGGGCGCCTGGTGAGCCTGTCGGCCTGTGGGCGTACCGCGCGGCGGCAGCAGCCGGGCCAGGAGTTTAACCACGGGCTGGTGTTGAGCCGGGAGCCCTTGCGCGATGGACGCGTCTTCACCGTCCGCATCGACCGCAAG GTCAACTCCTGGAGTGGCTCCATCGAGATCGGGGTGACGGCACTGGACCCCAGCGTGCTGGACTTCCCGAGCAGCGCCACGGGGCTGAAGGGGGGCTCATGGGTGGTGTCAGGCTGCTCGGTGTTGAGGGACGGACGTTCTGTGCTGGAGGAGTATGGGCAGGACCTGGACCAGCTTGGGGAAGGGGACCGTGTGGGCGTGGAGCGCACAGCTGCCGGGGAGCTGCGGCTCTGGGTTAACGGGCGGGATTGCGGGGTGGCCGCCACGGGCCTTCCCGCTCGTGTCTGGGCCGTCGTGGATCTTTATGGCAAGTGCACCCAGATCACCGTGCTGCCCCCTGAGCCAGGTTTCAGCCCCCCTACTCCCATCCCCACACCTCCCCTCGAGCCCTCCGCGCCCCCGGAAGATTCTGCCTTGACGGAACAAGGGACCTCTGGGGATGAAG CCTTCATGGTGTCCCCAGCGCAGGCCCGGCCGGAGACGTTTCCTAACAGCCTTGAGTCGCATAATG ACTTTTCCAGCATGGAGCTCTCCGAGGTGGTGGGCAACGCCATCCTGTCTGCCTACAACGGGGGGCTCCTAAATGTGAACCTGAGCTCCCCTCCTGCAGGGGAAGGACTGGGGTCTGGCGGTGCCGCCACCTCGCCCGTCCTCACTTCCAACGATGCCCTGCTCTTTCACGAGAAGTGCGGGACGCTCATCAAACTGAGCAACAACAATAAGACCGCCGAGCGCCGCCGGCCCCTGGATGAGTTCAACAACGGCGTGGTCATGACCAACCGTCCCCTGCGGGACAACGAGATGTTCGAG ATCCGCATCGACAAGCTCGTAGACAAGTGGTCGGGCTCCATTGAGATCGGTGTCACCACCCACAACCCCAACAACCTGGAGTACCCGGCCACCATGACCAACCTGCAGTCAG GCACCATCATGATGAGCGGCTGTGGGATTCTGACCAACGGCAAGGGCACTCGCCGGGAGTACTGTGAGTTCAGTCTGGACGAGCTGCAG GAAGGTGACCACATTGGCCTCACGAGGAAGTCCAACTCTGCCCTACACTTCTTCATTAACGGCATCGACCAGG GCGTGGCTACCCCACTGACGCCCCCTGTGGTGTACGGTGTGGTGGACTTGTACGGGATGGCCGTGAAGGTGACCATCGTCCATAATAACAACCACAGTGACCGCCTGCGCCGGAACAATGCCATCCTGCGGGCACTGTCTCCGGAGGGGGCCCTCCgccgcgccgcccccgccgcccagGCTGAGCCCGAGCGCCTGCTTTTCCACCCCAACTGCGGGCAGAAGGCAGCTATCACCCACGAGGGACGCACTGCCCTGAGGCCCCA TGCCACCGATGACTTCAACCATGGCGTGGTGCTGAGCAGTCGGGCCCTGCGGGATGGAGAGGTGTTCCAGGTGCGCATCGACAAGATGGTGGACAAGTGGGCCGGCTCCATCGAGATTGGGGTCACCACCCACAACCCCGCCTACCTCCAGCTGCCCTCCACCATGACCAACCTGCGCTCCG GGACGTGGATGATGACCGGGAACGGGGTGATGCACAACGGGACGACTATCTTAGACGAATACGGGCACAACCTGGACCGCCTCAAG GCAGGGGACACGGTGGGCGTGGTGCGGCGGGAGGACGGGACTCTGCACTTCTTTGTCAACGGGATGACTCAGGGCCCTGCGGCCTGGAACGTGCCCCCAGGCGTCTACGCTGTCGTGGACCTGTACGGCCAGGCGGCCCAGGCCACCATTGTGGACGACGTGG AGGTGCCCCCTGTGCCTGAGCCTCTCCCCGAAGGGAACAACCAGGTGTCCCCCAGCTCCCCGTCGTCAGGCGCCGGGGGCTCCGACCTGCGTTTCCACCAGCTGCACGGCAGTAACGCCGTCATCACCAACGGGGGCCGCACGGCGCTCCGCCACAACTGCCGCAGCGAGTTCAATGACGCCATCGTCATCTCCAACCG GGCCCTACGGGACGGAGAGTTGTTTGAGATTGTCATTCAGAAGATGGTGGACCGCTGGTCAGGCTCCATTGAGGCTG GGGTGACTGCTATTCGGCCTGAGGACCTCGAGTTCCCCAACACCATGACGGACATCGACTATGACACCTGGATGCTGAG CGGCACAGCCATCATGCAGGACGGGAACACCATGCGCAACAACTACGGCTGCGACTTGGACGCGCTGGGCACGGGCGCGCGCATCGGCATGATGCGCACGGCCAAGGGCGACCTGCACTACTTCATCAACGGCCAGGACCAGGGCGCCGCCTGCTCAGGCTTGCCCCCGG ACGTGTACGCGGTGGTGGATCTCTATGGCCAGTGTGTCCAGGTGTCCATCACCAACGCCACTGGCCCCATGGACAACAGCCTGGCGACCAGCAACACCGCCACCGAGAAGTCCTTCCCCCTGCACTCCCCAG TGGCCGGCGTGGCTCACCGCTTCCACAGCTCTTGCGGCAAGAACGTCACTCTGGAGGAGGACGGCACGAGGGCGGTGCGCGCGGCCGGCTACGCTCACGGCCTGGTCTTTAGCACCAAGGAGCTCAAGACGGAGGAGGTCTTCGAG GTGAAGGTGGAGGAGCTGGACGAGAAGTGGGCGGGCTCCCTCCGCCTCGGGCTGACCACCCTAGCACCCGGGGAGACGGGGCctggcgcggccggcggcccggggCTGCCTCCCTCGCTGCCTGAGCTGCGGACGAAGACCACCTGGATGGTGACCAGCTGTGAAGTGAGGCGCGACGGGCAGCTCCAGAGGATGAACTATGGCCGGAACCTCGAAAGGCTGGGG GTGGGGAGCCGCGTGGGCATCCGTCGGGGCGCCGACGACACGATGCACATCCTGGTGGATGGAGAGGACATGGGGCCCGCGGCCACCGGCATCGCCAAG AACGTGTGGGCCGTGCTGGATCTCTACGGGCCAGTACGGAGTGTGTCCGTCGTCAGCTCCACGAGGCCGGAGGAGCCAGAGGGCACCCAGCCGCCTTCTCCCAGTTCGGACACCGGCAGCGAGGGCGAGGAGGACGACGACGGGGAGGAGCACGGCCTGCGG GGCCAGAATCAAGTGGCCGTCATGCCCATGGCCCTCGAGTTCCTGGAAAACCACGGGAAGAACATCCTCCTGTCCAACGGGAACCGCACGGCCACGCGGGTGGCCAGCTACAACCAGGGCATCGTCGTCATCGGCCAGCCCCTGGTGCCCCAGCTGCTGGTCCAG GTGCGGATAGACTCCCTGAACCGACAGTGGACATCGTCGCTGGTCCTGGGCGTGATCACGTGCCCACCCGAGAGGCTCAACTTCCCCGCGTCAGCCTGTGGCCTCAAGCGGGCGGCCTGGCTGCTACGGGGCCGTGGCATCTTCCACAACGGTCTCAAG ATCTGTGAGAAGTTCGGGCCCAACCTGGACACGTGTCCTGAAGGCACTGTCCTGGGCCTGCGGCTGGATGGCTCTGGAGGGCTGCACCTGCACGTGAACGGGATGGACCAGGGCGTGGCTGTGCCAGACGTGCCCCAGCCCTGCCACGCGCTCGTGGACCTCTACGGGCAGTGCGAGCAG GTGACAATTTTGAGTCCGGAGCCGGGAGCTACCAGTGGGAAGAGTGCTGGCACCCAGGGGGACATGGAGAAGGCGGACATGGTGGACG GCATCAAGGAGAGTGTGTGCTGGGGCCCTCTGCCCGCCACCGGCCCTCTGAAGAGCTGCGAGTACCACGCCCTCTGCTCCCGCTTCCAAGAACTGCTGCTGCTTCCCG AGGATTATTTCGTCCCTCCTCCGAAGCGGAGCCTGTGCTACTGTGAGTCTTGCCGGAAGCTTCGAGGGGACGAGGCTCACAGGCGCCGCGGGGAGCCCCCCCGGGAGTACGCGCTGCCCTTCGGCTGGTGCAGGTTCAACCTCAG GGTGAACCCACGCCTGGAAGCTGGGACGCTGACCAAGAAGTGGCACATGGCGTATCACGGGAGCAACGTGGCAGCGGTCCGGAGGGTGCTGGACCGAGGGGAGCTGGGAGCAG GCACCGCCTCCATCCTGAGCTGCCGGCCCTTGAAAGGCGAGCCCGGGGTGGGGTTTGAGGAGCCTGGGGAGAACTGCGCGCCCCCGCGGGAGGAGCAGCCCCCTCCGGTgctgctctccccctccctccagtaTGCTGGGGCCGAGACCCTGGCATCCAAAGTGCA ATTCCGGGACCCCAAGTCCCAGCGGACGCACCAGGCCCAGGTGGCGTTCCAGGTGTGCGTGCGCCCCGGCTCCTACACCCCCGGGCCCCCTTCAGCTGCCCTCCGAGAACCTCCCGACCCGCACTTCAGCCCCGCCGAACTCGAGTGGGTGACCAAGGAGAAGGGCGCCACGCTCCTGTATGCCCTGCTGGTGCGGGTGGAGTGA
- the NEURL4 gene encoding neuralized-like protein 4 isoform X1 produces MAAGSGGSGGSGGGPGPGPGGGGAPGGSGAGPGSGGGLGSGGELHPRTGRLVSLSACGRTARRQQPGQEFNHGLVLSREPLRDGRVFTVRIDRKVNSWSGSIEIGVTALDPSVLDFPSSATGLKGGSWVVSGCSVLRDGRSVLEEYGQDLDQLGEGDRVGVERTAAGELRLWVNGRDCGVAATGLPARVWAVVDLYGKCTQITVLPPEPGFSPPTPIPTPPLEPSAPPEDSALTEQGTSGDEAFMVSPAQARPETFPNSLESHNDFSSMELSEVVGNAILSAYNGGLLNVNLSSPPAGEGLGSGGAATSPVLTSNDALLFHEKCGTLIKLSNNNKTAERRRPLDEFNNGVVMTNRPLRDNEMFEIRIDKLVDKWSGSIEIGVTTHNPNNLEYPATMTNLQSGTIMMSGCGILTNGKGTRREYCEFSLDELQEGDHIGLTRKSNSALHFFINGIDQGVATPLTPPVVYGVVDLYGMAVKVTIVHNNNHSDRLRRNNAILRALSPEGALRRAAPAAQAEPERLLFHPNCGQKAAITHEGRTALRPHATDDFNHGVVLSSRALRDGEVFQVRIDKMVDKWAGSIEIGVTTHNPAYLQLPSTMTNLRSGTWMMTGNGVMHNGTTILDEYGHNLDRLKAGDTVGVVRREDGTLHFFVNGMTQGPAAWNVPPGVYAVVDLYGQAAQATIVDDVEVPPVPEPLPEGNNQVSPSSPSSGAGGSDLRFHQLHGSNAVITNGGRTALRHNCRSEFNDAIVISNRALRDGELFEIVIQKMVDRWSGSIEAGVTAIRPEDLEFPNTMTDIDYDTWMLSGTAIMQDGNTMRNNYGCDLDALGTGARIGMMRTAKGDLHYFINGQDQGAACSGLPPGKDVYAVVDLYGQCVQVSITNATGPMDNSLATSNTATEKSFPLHSPVAGVAHRFHSSCGKNVTLEEDGTRAVRAAGYAHGLVFSTKELKTEEVFEVKVEELDEKWAGSLRLGLTTLAPGETGPGAAGGPGLPPSLPELRTKTTWMVTSCEVRRDGQLQRMNYGRNLERLGVGSRVGIRRGADDTMHILVDGEDMGPAATGIAKNVWAVLDLYGPVRSVSVVSSTRPEEPEGTQPPSPSSDTGSEGEEDDDGEEHGLRGQNQVAVMPMALEFLENHGKNILLSNGNRTATRVASYNQGIVVIGQPLVPQLLVQVRIDSLNRQWTSSLVLGVITCPPERLNFPASACGLKRAAWLLRGRGIFHNGLKICEKFGPNLDTCPEGTVLGLRLDGSGGLHLHVNGMDQGVAVPDVPQPCHALVDLYGQCEQVTILSPEPGATSGKSAGTQGDMEKADMVDGIKESVCWGPLPATGPLKSCEYHALCSRFQELLLLPEDYFVPPPKRSLCYCESCRKLRGDEAHRRRGEPPREYALPFGWCRFNLRVNPRLEAGTLTKKWHMAYHGSNVAAVRRVLDRGELGAGTASILSCRPLKGEPGVGFEEPGENCAPPREEQPPPVLLSPSLQYAGAETLASKVQFRDPKSQRTHQAQVAFQVCVRPGSYTPGPPSAALREPPDPHFSPAELEWVTKEKGATLLYALLVRVE; encoded by the exons ATGGCGGCGGGGTCGGGTGGGAGTGGGGGCTCTGGGGGAGGCCCCGGGCCGgggccgggtgggggtggggcccccGGCGGGAGCGGCGCAGGGCCGGGGTCCGGAGGGGGTCTGGGCAGCGGCGGGGAGCTGCACCCGCGCACTGGGCGCCTGGTGAGCCTGTCGGCCTGTGGGCGTACCGCGCGGCGGCAGCAGCCGGGCCAGGAGTTTAACCACGGGCTGGTGTTGAGCCGGGAGCCCTTGCGCGATGGACGCGTCTTCACCGTCCGCATCGACCGCAAG GTCAACTCCTGGAGTGGCTCCATCGAGATCGGGGTGACGGCACTGGACCCCAGCGTGCTGGACTTCCCGAGCAGCGCCACGGGGCTGAAGGGGGGCTCATGGGTGGTGTCAGGCTGCTCGGTGTTGAGGGACGGACGTTCTGTGCTGGAGGAGTATGGGCAGGACCTGGACCAGCTTGGGGAAGGGGACCGTGTGGGCGTGGAGCGCACAGCTGCCGGGGAGCTGCGGCTCTGGGTTAACGGGCGGGATTGCGGGGTGGCCGCCACGGGCCTTCCCGCTCGTGTCTGGGCCGTCGTGGATCTTTATGGCAAGTGCACCCAGATCACCGTGCTGCCCCCTGAGCCAGGTTTCAGCCCCCCTACTCCCATCCCCACACCTCCCCTCGAGCCCTCCGCGCCCCCGGAAGATTCTGCCTTGACGGAACAAGGGACCTCTGGGGATGAAG CCTTCATGGTGTCCCCAGCGCAGGCCCGGCCGGAGACGTTTCCTAACAGCCTTGAGTCGCATAATG ACTTTTCCAGCATGGAGCTCTCCGAGGTGGTGGGCAACGCCATCCTGTCTGCCTACAACGGGGGGCTCCTAAATGTGAACCTGAGCTCCCCTCCTGCAGGGGAAGGACTGGGGTCTGGCGGTGCCGCCACCTCGCCCGTCCTCACTTCCAACGATGCCCTGCTCTTTCACGAGAAGTGCGGGACGCTCATCAAACTGAGCAACAACAATAAGACCGCCGAGCGCCGCCGGCCCCTGGATGAGTTCAACAACGGCGTGGTCATGACCAACCGTCCCCTGCGGGACAACGAGATGTTCGAG ATCCGCATCGACAAGCTCGTAGACAAGTGGTCGGGCTCCATTGAGATCGGTGTCACCACCCACAACCCCAACAACCTGGAGTACCCGGCCACCATGACCAACCTGCAGTCAG GCACCATCATGATGAGCGGCTGTGGGATTCTGACCAACGGCAAGGGCACTCGCCGGGAGTACTGTGAGTTCAGTCTGGACGAGCTGCAG GAAGGTGACCACATTGGCCTCACGAGGAAGTCCAACTCTGCCCTACACTTCTTCATTAACGGCATCGACCAGG GCGTGGCTACCCCACTGACGCCCCCTGTGGTGTACGGTGTGGTGGACTTGTACGGGATGGCCGTGAAGGTGACCATCGTCCATAATAACAACCACAGTGACCGCCTGCGCCGGAACAATGCCATCCTGCGGGCACTGTCTCCGGAGGGGGCCCTCCgccgcgccgcccccgccgcccagGCTGAGCCCGAGCGCCTGCTTTTCCACCCCAACTGCGGGCAGAAGGCAGCTATCACCCACGAGGGACGCACTGCCCTGAGGCCCCA TGCCACCGATGACTTCAACCATGGCGTGGTGCTGAGCAGTCGGGCCCTGCGGGATGGAGAGGTGTTCCAGGTGCGCATCGACAAGATGGTGGACAAGTGGGCCGGCTCCATCGAGATTGGGGTCACCACCCACAACCCCGCCTACCTCCAGCTGCCCTCCACCATGACCAACCTGCGCTCCG GGACGTGGATGATGACCGGGAACGGGGTGATGCACAACGGGACGACTATCTTAGACGAATACGGGCACAACCTGGACCGCCTCAAG GCAGGGGACACGGTGGGCGTGGTGCGGCGGGAGGACGGGACTCTGCACTTCTTTGTCAACGGGATGACTCAGGGCCCTGCGGCCTGGAACGTGCCCCCAGGCGTCTACGCTGTCGTGGACCTGTACGGCCAGGCGGCCCAGGCCACCATTGTGGACGACGTGG AGGTGCCCCCTGTGCCTGAGCCTCTCCCCGAAGGGAACAACCAGGTGTCCCCCAGCTCCCCGTCGTCAGGCGCCGGGGGCTCCGACCTGCGTTTCCACCAGCTGCACGGCAGTAACGCCGTCATCACCAACGGGGGCCGCACGGCGCTCCGCCACAACTGCCGCAGCGAGTTCAATGACGCCATCGTCATCTCCAACCG GGCCCTACGGGACGGAGAGTTGTTTGAGATTGTCATTCAGAAGATGGTGGACCGCTGGTCAGGCTCCATTGAGGCTG GGGTGACTGCTATTCGGCCTGAGGACCTCGAGTTCCCCAACACCATGACGGACATCGACTATGACACCTGGATGCTGAG CGGCACAGCCATCATGCAGGACGGGAACACCATGCGCAACAACTACGGCTGCGACTTGGACGCGCTGGGCACGGGCGCGCGCATCGGCATGATGCGCACGGCCAAGGGCGACCTGCACTACTTCATCAACGGCCAGGACCAGGGCGCCGCCTGCTCAGGCTTGCCCCCGGGTAAAG ACGTGTACGCGGTGGTGGATCTCTATGGCCAGTGTGTCCAGGTGTCCATCACCAACGCCACTGGCCCCATGGACAACAGCCTGGCGACCAGCAACACCGCCACCGAGAAGTCCTTCCCCCTGCACTCCCCAG TGGCCGGCGTGGCTCACCGCTTCCACAGCTCTTGCGGCAAGAACGTCACTCTGGAGGAGGACGGCACGAGGGCGGTGCGCGCGGCCGGCTACGCTCACGGCCTGGTCTTTAGCACCAAGGAGCTCAAGACGGAGGAGGTCTTCGAG GTGAAGGTGGAGGAGCTGGACGAGAAGTGGGCGGGCTCCCTCCGCCTCGGGCTGACCACCCTAGCACCCGGGGAGACGGGGCctggcgcggccggcggcccggggCTGCCTCCCTCGCTGCCTGAGCTGCGGACGAAGACCACCTGGATGGTGACCAGCTGTGAAGTGAGGCGCGACGGGCAGCTCCAGAGGATGAACTATGGCCGGAACCTCGAAAGGCTGGGG GTGGGGAGCCGCGTGGGCATCCGTCGGGGCGCCGACGACACGATGCACATCCTGGTGGATGGAGAGGACATGGGGCCCGCGGCCACCGGCATCGCCAAG AACGTGTGGGCCGTGCTGGATCTCTACGGGCCAGTACGGAGTGTGTCCGTCGTCAGCTCCACGAGGCCGGAGGAGCCAGAGGGCACCCAGCCGCCTTCTCCCAGTTCGGACACCGGCAGCGAGGGCGAGGAGGACGACGACGGGGAGGAGCACGGCCTGCGG GGCCAGAATCAAGTGGCCGTCATGCCCATGGCCCTCGAGTTCCTGGAAAACCACGGGAAGAACATCCTCCTGTCCAACGGGAACCGCACGGCCACGCGGGTGGCCAGCTACAACCAGGGCATCGTCGTCATCGGCCAGCCCCTGGTGCCCCAGCTGCTGGTCCAG GTGCGGATAGACTCCCTGAACCGACAGTGGACATCGTCGCTGGTCCTGGGCGTGATCACGTGCCCACCCGAGAGGCTCAACTTCCCCGCGTCAGCCTGTGGCCTCAAGCGGGCGGCCTGGCTGCTACGGGGCCGTGGCATCTTCCACAACGGTCTCAAG ATCTGTGAGAAGTTCGGGCCCAACCTGGACACGTGTCCTGAAGGCACTGTCCTGGGCCTGCGGCTGGATGGCTCTGGAGGGCTGCACCTGCACGTGAACGGGATGGACCAGGGCGTGGCTGTGCCAGACGTGCCCCAGCCCTGCCACGCGCTCGTGGACCTCTACGGGCAGTGCGAGCAG GTGACAATTTTGAGTCCGGAGCCGGGAGCTACCAGTGGGAAGAGTGCTGGCACCCAGGGGGACATGGAGAAGGCGGACATGGTGGACG GCATCAAGGAGAGTGTGTGCTGGGGCCCTCTGCCCGCCACCGGCCCTCTGAAGAGCTGCGAGTACCACGCCCTCTGCTCCCGCTTCCAAGAACTGCTGCTGCTTCCCG AGGATTATTTCGTCCCTCCTCCGAAGCGGAGCCTGTGCTACTGTGAGTCTTGCCGGAAGCTTCGAGGGGACGAGGCTCACAGGCGCCGCGGGGAGCCCCCCCGGGAGTACGCGCTGCCCTTCGGCTGGTGCAGGTTCAACCTCAG GGTGAACCCACGCCTGGAAGCTGGGACGCTGACCAAGAAGTGGCACATGGCGTATCACGGGAGCAACGTGGCAGCGGTCCGGAGGGTGCTGGACCGAGGGGAGCTGGGAGCAG GCACCGCCTCCATCCTGAGCTGCCGGCCCTTGAAAGGCGAGCCCGGGGTGGGGTTTGAGGAGCCTGGGGAGAACTGCGCGCCCCCGCGGGAGGAGCAGCCCCCTCCGGTgctgctctccccctccctccagtaTGCTGGGGCCGAGACCCTGGCATCCAAAGTGCA ATTCCGGGACCCCAAGTCCCAGCGGACGCACCAGGCCCAGGTGGCGTTCCAGGTGTGCGTGCGCCCCGGCTCCTACACCCCCGGGCCCCCTTCAGCTGCCCTCCGAGAACCTCCCGACCCGCACTTCAGCCCCGCCGAACTCGAGTGGGTGACCAAGGAGAAGGGCGCCACGCTCCTGTATGCCCTGCTGGTGCGGGTGGAGTGA